TTATAAACTTTTCTTTCCAACTGTTTTCTGTCATGGTGTGTTTAATCCAATATAGCATTTTTAGCGTATATACTAAATGCTATACTATATTGAATATGAAGAAAAAAAATAACAAAGAAATCGCAATTTTTGAGAACTTTAAAATTCGTCGACACTATGACGAGAAAGAGGAAAAATGGTATTTTTCGGTGGTGGATATTATTCGGGTGTTAGTTCAACAGCCAAATTATCAAACTGCTCGAAAATATTGGAATAAGCTTAAAGAAAGGCTTAAAAAAGAGGGTAATGAGTCGGTGTCAAATTGTCGTCAACTGAAATTTGAGGCGGCGGATGGAAAATTTTATCGGACGGACGCCACTGATGTGGCAACAATTTTGCGTCTAGTTCAATATAACATTTTGCGTACCTTAATGAAAGGTATGCAGTATTTACAAAGGAGTCTCCTTTTTCAAAGGAAACTCCTTATACTAAATATCGGATACTAGGTACCACACGCTATTAAAATGGTAAAATCTAGTTTATGGAAAAAATACGAATTAAAGGTAAAGATTATTCTCTTCCCATATATTTACCAGATGCTACAAGAGCGGTTGTAAAATCAGCGGACGCTTTGGATTTAAAGAATGCTCAAGTTGAAGGTGTGGTTGTGAACACTTATCACCTAATGACCAATCCGGGAGTTTCCGTCCTTAAAAAGTTTGGAGGCATAAAAAAGTTTATGGGTTTTGAAGGGTTGGTAACTTCGGATTCTGGCGGTTGGCAAATATTTTCTCTAATCCATAGAAGCAAAAGTTTGGGAACTATAACGGATAAAGGGGTAACTTTTACTCTTGGCGCTAAAAAGAAAACCTTGTTTTCACCCGAAAAATCCATTGAGGTTCAATTTGGAATTGGGTCTGATGTAATAATTTGTTTGGATGATTTTACCCCGCCCGACGCTTCCGTTTCTCAAATAAAGGAAAGTGTGGAACGAACTGTTTTGTGGGCGAAAAAAAGCAAAGAGCATTATCTGAAACTTATTGAAAAAAATGAAATGGATAAAAACTCCCGTCCCTTGCTTTTTTCGGTTATACAAGGAGGGTTAAATAAGGATTTAAGAAAATATTGCGCAGAAAAGCTCTTGGAAATCGGGTTTGACGGATATGGGTTTGGGGGATATGTGGTAAATGAAGAGGATGAGTTGGACCTTGATATTTCCGATTATATTGCAAAACTAATTCCCAACAAATTTATAAAATTTGCTTTAGGCGTTGGCGCGCCTGTTGAAATTGTTAACTGTTTTGAAATGGGGTGGCAGATTTTTGATTGTACTTTACCCACAAGAGACGGCAGGCATAAAAGGTTATACAACTTTGCTTGGGAGCCAAAGAGTTTAGCCGATTTAAGAAACCCTAAAATTCATCAGTTTTTGTATATAAATAGGGAAATGTATAGAAGAGATACTCGTCCAATCGGTGAAAATTGCGATTGTTTTGTATGCCAAAACTTTTCCAGAGCTTATTTGCACCATCTTTTTAATATAAAGGATACCTTGGCTTATCGTTTAGCCACAATTCATAATCTAAGAACCTACACAAAGCTTATACAAGTCCTTCGCGATAATACTGTGGTTAGTTAGATAGATTGGGGGTAGTTAGGGGTCTGCCCCTAAAAGGGTCAGACCCCTATTGTGTCCGGCTAATGATTTGGTATTATTAGAATATGAAAATAGTTTTGCGCAAAGAAAAATGTATAGGATGTGGAAGTTGCGTAAGCGTAGCTCCGGATATTTTTGAGTTAAAAGACGGGATTGTTAACCTAAAAAAGGAACCCGACTTAACCGACCCAAAAATTCTTGGGCAGGTAAAACTCGCCGCCTCTCTCTGCCCTACTAGTGTAATAGAAGTTGTGGAGGAGTGAGAATTGGTTGGAAACCTTACTTTTTCTACCCTTTAACCTATATTAAAGTATAGGGTTGAATAAATTATAATTGATAAAGTAAGCGCGGTTGTTATTTGGGTTTTTAGATAAGAGTTATGAGTCCATTACCAATATCAAGTAGTGTTCCTTTCTTTGAACATGAAAACATTTTAATTTACAACGACGATATTCTAAAAATCGGGTCTGTTCCAAATAATTCTGTGGATTTAATTATTACCTCCCCGCCTTATAATGTGGACATTCATTATAATTCTCATACTGACAATTTAACCTATGAAGATTATTTAGAATTTACTGAAAGATGGATTAAAAAAGTTTTTGATTTAGCGAAAAACGAAGGACGTTTTTTACTGAACATTCCACTTGATAAAAATAAAGGGGGTCAGAAATCGGTTGGTGCAGATATTACAAAAATCGCAAAAGATATCGGTTGGAAATATCACTCAACAATCATTTGGAACGAAGGAAACATATCCCGCCGCACTGCTTGGGGCTCATTCATGTCCGCTTCCGCCCCTTATGTGATAGCGCCTGTGGAATTGATTTTGGTTTTGTATAAAGATAGCTGGAAAAAAACTGGCGGAAGTAGAAAAAATGACATCACAAAGCAAGAATTTATGGGGTGGACAAATGGTGTTTGGACATTTCCTGGTCAAAGCAAAAAAGGGGCGGGTGGCCACCCCGCGCCATTTCCAATTGAATTGCCAAGACGATGTATAAAGTTATTTAGTTTTATTGGGGATACGGTTTTAGATCCATTTTTGGGCAGTGGTTCAACGCTTATCGCTACCTATCTGCACAATAGAAAGGGAATTGGCGTTGATATTGATAAAGATTATTGTGATATAGCAATAAAACGTTTGCAACAAGAAGCAAAAATAAAACAATCAAGTTTGTTAACTTCAATATGAAGAAAAAGAATAAATCAATTAAAGATCTGCTTATTGAATATTTTAAGGCACACCCGAAAGAGGACATGTCGCATGGCCCAGTTGTTGATTGGGTAGAAACTAGATATAAACGACTTTATGATAAGAAACCAAGAGACACTTGGAGGTCAATTAGGAATTTACACGAGATTGAATTTTTGGTAAAAGTTAAAAAGGGAATTTATCGTTATGATCCCGATGCGGTTAAACAAAGAGAGTTAGAAGATTTTACATCTGAGCAAAAAGAATATATTTTGAAGCGAGACGGGTATAAATGCGTTGTTTGTGGGCGTGGAATAAGAGAAGGTATAGAACTCCAAATTGACCATATTAAACCAAAATATCTTGGTGGAAAATCTGTAATGGAGAATGGGCAAACTTTGTGCGCTCAACATAATTTTATAAAGAAAACTCTTAAACAGACGGAAACCGGGAAGAAAATGTTTATCCGTCTATACGAATTGGCAAAAAGTGAGGGTAACGAAAACTTAAAAAAGTTTTGCGCTGATGTATTAGAAACCTACGAAAAATATGGTATTAATGGACACATTGTTTGGGAAAGATAAATACGAACAACAAAAAATATTTATCAACAACCACCAGCTTATGCAGGTGGTTTGCTGTAATTCCTTGCTGAGCAATCCCCACCGTGGGCAGGGGAAGATTCATCTACCATCTTACAAAGGTAGTTTTAAGTTAGGAATTATAAATAAACGAAGGAGTCTCCTTTTTCAAAGGAAACCCCTTTAAAACCCCAAACCTTGTGGAATCCTTATTGACACCATAGCGTTAAATTGGTAATTTTGCTATGCATTATGCCTGAACTCATTAAAAAATATCCGCTTGAACGGATAAGAAATATTGGAATAATAGCGCACATTGACGCCGGTAAAACCACCACTACCGAGAGTGTTTTGTATTATACCGGTAAAACTCACAAAATTGGCGAGATAGATTCCGGCGATACCCAAATGGACTGGATGGAACAAGAACGGGAACGAGGCATAACTATAACTTCCGCCGCCACCACTTGTTTTTGGAAAGACTATCGCGTAAATATTATAGATACCCCAGGGCATGTGGATTTTACCGCCGAGGTTGAAAGGTCTTTGCGGGTTTTGGACGGGGCGGTTGTGGTGTTTGACGGGAAAATGGGGGTTGAATCCCAAAGCGAAACAGTTTGGAGGCAAGCGGATAAATACAAAGTACCGAGAATTTGTTTTATTAATAAAATTAACCAGACCGGTGGAGATTTTTATAAAAGTTTTGAGTCTATAAAAGAAAGGCTTTCTCAAAACGCATACCTCCTTCAATTGCCTATTGGTTTTGAAAAAGAACTTAAAGGCGCTGTTGACCTTGTCTCAATGAAAGCTTATACCTACTCCGATTTGCGCGCGGACGATTTTGCCAAAGAGGATATTCCAAACGATATGCTTGAACAAGCCAAAAAATATAGGAATAAACTTGTTGAAAAAGTGGTTGAATATGACGATTCTGCTATGGAAAGATATTTGTCCGAAGGCGACACTTTTTCGCAGGAAGAACTAACTAGTCTTATAAGAAAGGCGGTTATAGCGGGAGATTTTTTTGGAGTTATGGGTGGGGATGGTAGGGGTATTGCGGCAAGACTTGTTTTGGATGCGGTAATTAATTTTTTGCCTTCGCCTTTAGATGTTCCGCCTGTTAAGGGGATTAATCCTAAAACTAATGCCGAAGAACCTTGTCTTGTTGACGAAAAAGAACCTTTTGCGGCGCTTGCTTTTAAAATTCAAACCGACCCTTATGTGGGCAGACTTACATATTTTAGGGTTTATTCCGGAAAATTAACGGCGGGAAGTTATGTTTTAAATAGCACCAAAGGCGAAAGGGAAAGAATAGGGAGAATTATGTTAATGCACGCAAACCATCGGGAGGAGCTTAAAGAGATTTCTGCGGGAGAGATTGGAGCGACAGGTGGACTTAAAAACACTTTTACCGGAGATACTTTGTGTTTTGAGGATAAGCCTATTATTCTTGAATCTATTAAATTTCCCGAGCCTGTTATATCCGTTGCCATAGAACCGAAGACTAAAGCCGACCAAGAAAAGTTGGGTGTGGCGTTAAAAAAATTGGCGGAGGAAGACCCTACTTTTAAGATAAGAACGAATGTGGATACGGGTCAAACATTAATAGCCGGTATGGGAGAACTGCATTTGGAAATATTGGTTGATAGAATGAAAAGGGAATTTAGCGTTGAGGCGAATGTGGGCGCGCCTCAAGTTGCCTACAAAGAAACTATTAACGATATTGTTCGTCAAGAAGGAAAATATATTCACCAATCGGGGGGGCGGGGGCAATACGGACATGTTTATATTAGAATTGAACCTCTAAAGAAAGGAGAAGGTTTTATTTTTAAAGATGAAATTGTTGGAGGGTCAATACCAAAAGAGTATATTCCCGGTGTGGAAAAAGGTATCCGCGAAGCTTTAGAAAACGGTGTTTTGGCGGGACACCCTGTGGTTGATGTGTTGGCGGCTTTGTACGATGGGTCTTTTCACGAAGTAGACTCAAGCGAAATTGCGTTTAAGCTTGCCGCGAGGGAAGCTTTTAGGGAAGCTTGCAAAAAGGCTAAACCGTCTTTGCTTGAACCGATAATGAAAGTGGCGGTTACCACGCCCGAAGAATTTTTAGGGGAAGTTATAGGAGATTTATCTAGCCGTAGAGGCAAAATTGAAAGCACCGAAACTAAAAATAATGTCAAAATAGTGTACGGGTCTGTTCCTTTGTCCACTATGTTTGGTTACTCTACAATTTTAAGGAGCTTAACGCAGGGCAGAGCGTCATTTACTATGGAACCCAGCCACTACGAGGAAATCCCCGTTAATTTAATTGAAAATATCGCCAAAAGAGAGATAAAAAGATAAAGGAATGAAGGGGTACCCTACTATTTGAATAACACCTTTTAGAAGTCTGACCCGCCCAGAGCGGGGGAACCCCTTAAGATTGCTTCGTCGTCATTCCATTCCTCCTCGCAATGACGATAGAAAAAGTGGTAAAGTGGAGGTATGCAAAAGAATAAAATACAAACATTAAAGGGGTTTAGGGACTTTTTGCCCGAAAACGCATTAAAACGAGAATGGTTAAAGAACAAAATATCCGCCACATTTCAAAAATGGGGCTATGACCCTATTGAAACCCCAACCTTGGAACCTTTAGAACTTTTTGAAAACCAAATAGGCGAGGATGAAAAACTATTTTACAAATTTAAAGACCAAGGAAAAAGAGAGGTGGCTTTAAGATACGACCAAACTGTTCCCGCTTGCAGACTAGTGGGACAATATTCCCAAACACTTCCTATGCCATTTAAAAGATACCAAATTCAGCCCGCCTTTAGAGCCGAAAAACCTCAAAAGGGGCGGTACCGCGAATTTTTGCAATGCGACGCGGATATTTTTGGCGTAAAATCGCCAATTGCCGATGCCGAAGTTATCGCTCTGTCTTTAGATGTCTACAAAGATTTAGGGTTTTCAAACGCAAAGGTCTTAATTAATGACCGCGCACTTTTAAAAGATATTCCCTATAAAGCTCTTGTTTCTTTGGATAAACTAAACAAAATAGGTAAAGACGCTGTTTCTGCCGAGCTTATCAAAAAAGGGTTTGGAGAAAATTCCAAAAAATATTTGGACTATATTGCCAATATAAAACCAAATGAGACTATAAAAACCATTCTAAATTATTTAGACGCGTACGGATTTAACAAAAAACAATTCGCTTTTGACCCAACCATAATCCGCTCCTTTTCTTACTCCACAGGACCCATCTGGGAAGTAGTGATACCAGAATTTTTAGCGGGTTCGGTTCTTGGCGGAGAAAGATACGATAAATTAGCCAAAAATATATCCGGAACGGACATACCCGGCACCGGCTTTGCACTTGGGTTTGATAGAACCCTAGAAGCTATGGAACAGTTTGGACTTATACCCAACATTAAAACTTCCACTAGAGTCTTGGTTACAGTATTCTCGGAGGATTTTTTTGAAACTTCCCTTAAAACGGCAAAATATTTGCGGGACAATTTAATAAATG
This window of the Patescibacteria group bacterium genome carries:
- a CDS encoding HNH endonuclease: MKKKNKSIKDLLIEYFKAHPKEDMSHGPVVDWVETRYKRLYDKKPRDTWRSIRNLHEIEFLVKVKKGIYRYDPDAVKQRELEDFTSEQKEYILKRDGYKCVVCGRGIREGIELQIDHIKPKYLGGKSVMENGQTLCAQHNFIKKTLKQTETGKKMFIRLYELAKSEGNENLKKFCADVLETYEKYGINGHIVWER
- the hisS gene encoding histidine--tRNA ligase, producing the protein MQKNKIQTLKGFRDFLPENALKREWLKNKISATFQKWGYDPIETPTLEPLELFENQIGEDEKLFYKFKDQGKREVALRYDQTVPACRLVGQYSQTLPMPFKRYQIQPAFRAEKPQKGRYREFLQCDADIFGVKSPIADAEVIALSLDVYKDLGFSNAKVLINDRALLKDIPYKALVSLDKLNKIGKDAVSAELIKKGFGENSKKYLDYIANIKPNETIKTILNYLDAYGFNKKQFAFDPTIIRSFSYSTGPIWEVVIPEFLAGSVLGGERYDKLAKNISGTDIPGTGFALGFDRTLEAMEQFGLIPNIKTSTRVLVTVFSEDFFETSLKTAKYLRDNLINVELYPYENTRLDKQLKYADKKKIPYAIIIGPNEAEKNLVTIKNLTTKEQKTDTIENILTQISQ
- a CDS encoding queuine tRNA-ribosyltransferase family protein, which encodes MEKIRIKGKDYSLPIYLPDATRAVVKSADALDLKNAQVEGVVVNTYHLMTNPGVSVLKKFGGIKKFMGFEGLVTSDSGGWQIFSLIHRSKSLGTITDKGVTFTLGAKKKTLFSPEKSIEVQFGIGSDVIICLDDFTPPDASVSQIKESVERTVLWAKKSKEHYLKLIEKNEMDKNSRPLLFSVIQGGLNKDLRKYCAEKLLEIGFDGYGFGGYVVNEEDELDLDISDYIAKLIPNKFIKFALGVGAPVEIVNCFEMGWQIFDCTLPTRDGRHKRLYNFAWEPKSLADLRNPKIHQFLYINREMYRRDTRPIGENCDCFVCQNFSRAYLHHLFNIKDTLAYRLATIHNLRTYTKLIQVLRDNTVVS
- a CDS encoding ferredoxin; this translates as MKIVLRKEKCIGCGSCVSVAPDIFELKDGIVNLKKEPDLTDPKILGQVKLAASLCPTSVIEVVEE
- the fusA gene encoding elongation factor G yields the protein MPELIKKYPLERIRNIGIIAHIDAGKTTTTESVLYYTGKTHKIGEIDSGDTQMDWMEQERERGITITSAATTCFWKDYRVNIIDTPGHVDFTAEVERSLRVLDGAVVVFDGKMGVESQSETVWRQADKYKVPRICFINKINQTGGDFYKSFESIKERLSQNAYLLQLPIGFEKELKGAVDLVSMKAYTYSDLRADDFAKEDIPNDMLEQAKKYRNKLVEKVVEYDDSAMERYLSEGDTFSQEELTSLIRKAVIAGDFFGVMGGDGRGIAARLVLDAVINFLPSPLDVPPVKGINPKTNAEEPCLVDEKEPFAALAFKIQTDPYVGRLTYFRVYSGKLTAGSYVLNSTKGERERIGRIMLMHANHREELKEISAGEIGATGGLKNTFTGDTLCFEDKPIILESIKFPEPVISVAIEPKTKADQEKLGVALKKLAEEDPTFKIRTNVDTGQTLIAGMGELHLEILVDRMKREFSVEANVGAPQVAYKETINDIVRQEGKYIHQSGGRGQYGHVYIRIEPLKKGEGFIFKDEIVGGSIPKEYIPGVEKGIREALENGVLAGHPVVDVLAALYDGSFHEVDSSEIAFKLAAREAFREACKKAKPSLLEPIMKVAVTTPEEFLGEVIGDLSSRRGKIESTETKNNVKIVYGSVPLSTMFGYSTILRSLTQGRASFTMEPSHYEEIPVNLIENIAKREIKR
- a CDS encoding site-specific DNA-methyltransferase, yielding MSPLPISSSVPFFEHENILIYNDDILKIGSVPNNSVDLIITSPPYNVDIHYNSHTDNLTYEDYLEFTERWIKKVFDLAKNEGRFLLNIPLDKNKGGQKSVGADITKIAKDIGWKYHSTIIWNEGNISRRTAWGSFMSASAPYVIAPVELILVLYKDSWKKTGGSRKNDITKQEFMGWTNGVWTFPGQSKKGAGGHPAPFPIELPRRCIKLFSFIGDTVLDPFLGSGSTLIATYLHNRKGIGVDIDKDYCDIAIKRLQQEAKIKQSSLLTSI